A DNA window from Cobetia marina contains the following coding sequences:
- a CDS encoding electron transport complex subunit E: MSDISLGKISRDGLWDNNPALVQLLGLCPLLAVTASVVNAIGLGLATLLVLVGSNVAVSLIRNLVPSAVRLPAFVMIIASFVTCAELLMKAYTYELYQILGIFIPLIVTNCAILGRADAFAAKHPVLPAATDGLMMGLGFMAVLVLLGGMRELFGQGTLFAGMELLLGPVAADWKLTLFPDYSFLFLVLPPGAFFCMGLIIAGKKTIDERLEQRRKAAAVDAPKASRRVRVTGTIS, translated from the coding sequence ATGAGTGATATCTCACTTGGCAAGATCAGCCGCGACGGCCTGTGGGACAACAACCCAGCGCTGGTACAGCTGCTGGGCCTGTGTCCGCTGCTGGCCGTCACCGCCAGCGTCGTCAATGCCATCGGCCTGGGACTTGCCACCCTGCTGGTGTTGGTCGGCTCCAACGTGGCGGTGTCACTGATCCGCAATCTGGTGCCGTCGGCGGTACGCCTGCCGGCCTTCGTGATGATCATCGCCTCCTTCGTGACCTGCGCTGAGCTGTTGATGAAGGCGTATACCTATGAGCTCTACCAGATTCTGGGCATCTTCATTCCGCTGATCGTCACCAACTGCGCGATTCTCGGGCGTGCCGATGCCTTCGCCGCCAAGCACCCGGTGCTGCCGGCGGCCACCGATGGGCTGATGATGGGGCTGGGCTTCATGGCCGTGCTGGTACTGCTGGGCGGCATGCGCGAGCTGTTCGGTCAAGGCACGCTGTTTGCGGGCATGGAGCTGCTGCTCGGGCCGGTGGCCGCAGACTGGAAGCTGACGCTGTTCCCGGACTACTCCTTCCTGTTCCTGGTGCTGCCGCCCGGCGCCTTCTTCTGCATGGGGCTGATCATCGCGGGCAAGAAGACCATCGATGAGCGCCTCGAGCAGCGCCGCAAGGCAGCAGCCGTGGATGCGCCCAAGGCCTCGCGTCGCGTGCGCGTCACCGGCACGATTTCCTGA
- the rsxC gene encoding electron transport complex subunit RsxC, giving the protein MVLSLLKSMVTSRSATSTAAPRATGSDSAPRVFDFHGGIHPPEHKALSNRAPLVAAPLPHEVVLPLSQHIGAPAQPLVEIGQRVKTGELIARAQGMISAPVHASITGVVTAIEPRQIPHVSGLEDLCIVIERDSEIDEWARLEAWRDWRQQEAQDLIQRLQDAGVVGQGGAGFPSAVKARVRERHAIDTLILNAAECEPYITADDLTMRTHPEALIEGLEILASLIGPECILIGIEDNKPEAVIALEQAIRARRADKRLPPLDSRLEVVVVPTKYPSGGEKQLIKLLTDREVPSRGLPADVGVVVHNPGTVRAVQRAVCFGEPMISRVVTLTGEALQHPHNVEARLGTAIGDLLRLAAPSASGIARLVMGGPMMGFTLESDALPIIKTTNCLLASSPEAVPAPAVEQPCIRCGMCEQACPAELLPQQLYWFSKSREFDKAELYNLADCIECGACSYVCPSQIPLVQYYRFAKGEIRTAQHDARKSERARHRFEFKQARMAREEAEKEAKRQQRAQAAQKAASARAETATAADTTSTASAAAPSAPAAATDLKAFKTARAAANIALKKAEKALKAAQDSGESSASDLAALEANVTAAKAKLASAESALKAASEASESAAAAPASAATGASAPAAAAPAAAASAGDLKALKTARAAANIAVKKAEKALKTAQDSGEGDIAALEASVTDARARLAKAEADLKAASETSESAAPAAASTSTTGAAAPAADLKALKTARAAANIAVKKAEKALKTAQDSGEGDIAALEASVTDARARLAKAEADLKAASDASEPAAPAPASTSSTGAAAPAAAAPAADLKALKTARAAANIAVKKAEKALARASESGEGDIEDLQTLLATAQENLRAAEVRLTSAQADGTDAPPAAKGAGELIPEAPKAAAGSVGRGSMASNVTLSQAEIEASRAENLAKRHKQVSIAVKAAEAAHRKAEAALSEADDESRQRLATKVDRTRRNLEHARESLAEVQALVDAQ; this is encoded by the coding sequence ATGGTTCTGTCGTTGCTCAAGTCCATGGTGACGTCCCGTTCTGCCACGAGCACTGCTGCCCCGCGCGCGACAGGCAGTGACAGCGCTCCCCGCGTATTCGACTTCCACGGCGGCATTCACCCGCCGGAACACAAGGCACTCTCCAATCGCGCCCCGCTGGTGGCTGCCCCGTTGCCCCATGAGGTGGTACTGCCGCTCAGTCAGCATATCGGCGCGCCCGCCCAGCCGCTGGTGGAGATCGGCCAGCGCGTGAAGACCGGTGAGCTGATCGCTCGCGCCCAGGGCATGATCTCCGCGCCGGTGCATGCCAGCATCACCGGCGTGGTCACCGCCATCGAGCCGCGTCAGATCCCTCACGTCTCGGGCCTGGAAGATCTGTGCATCGTGATCGAGCGTGACAGCGAGATCGATGAATGGGCGCGCCTTGAGGCCTGGCGCGACTGGCGCCAGCAGGAAGCCCAGGACCTGATCCAGCGCCTGCAGGATGCCGGCGTGGTCGGCCAGGGCGGTGCGGGCTTCCCCTCGGCGGTGAAGGCGCGCGTGCGTGAGCGCCACGCCATCGACACCCTGATTCTGAACGCGGCGGAGTGTGAGCCTTACATCACCGCCGATGACCTGACCATGCGCACGCATCCGGAAGCGCTGATCGAAGGGCTCGAGATTCTCGCCAGCCTGATCGGCCCCGAGTGCATCCTGATCGGTATCGAGGACAACAAGCCCGAGGCCGTCATCGCGCTGGAGCAGGCGATTCGCGCCCGGCGTGCCGACAAGCGCCTGCCGCCGCTGGATTCACGTCTGGAAGTCGTAGTGGTGCCGACCAAGTACCCCTCCGGCGGTGAGAAGCAGCTGATCAAGCTGCTGACTGATCGCGAAGTGCCCAGTCGCGGCCTGCCCGCGGATGTCGGCGTGGTGGTGCACAATCCGGGCACCGTGCGCGCGGTGCAGCGTGCGGTGTGCTTCGGCGAGCCGATGATCTCGCGGGTCGTCACCCTGACCGGCGAGGCCCTGCAGCACCCGCACAACGTCGAGGCTCGCCTGGGCACCGCCATCGGTGACCTGCTGCGCCTGGCTGCTCCTTCTGCGAGCGGCATCGCCCGTCTGGTGATGGGTGGGCCGATGATGGGCTTCACCCTCGAGAGTGACGCCCTGCCGATCATCAAGACCACCAATTGTCTGCTGGCCTCCTCGCCTGAGGCGGTGCCGGCCCCCGCTGTCGAGCAACCCTGCATCCGCTGTGGCATGTGCGAGCAGGCATGTCCGGCGGAGCTGCTCCCGCAGCAGCTCTACTGGTTCTCCAAGTCTCGCGAGTTCGACAAGGCCGAGCTCTACAACCTCGCGGACTGCATCGAGTGCGGTGCCTGCTCCTATGTCTGCCCCAGCCAGATTCCGCTGGTGCAGTATTACCGCTTCGCCAAGGGCGAGATTCGTACCGCCCAGCACGACGCGCGCAAGTCAGAGCGCGCCCGTCACCGCTTCGAGTTCAAGCAGGCGCGCATGGCACGCGAGGAAGCCGAGAAGGAAGCCAAGCGCCAGCAGCGTGCCCAGGCCGCCCAGAAGGCCGCCTCAGCGCGCGCCGAGACCGCGACTGCCGCCGATACGACGTCCACAGCGAGTGCCGCCGCTCCGTCGGCGCCGGCAGCGGCGACGGACCTCAAGGCCTTCAAGACGGCGCGCGCCGCGGCCAACATTGCCCTCAAGAAGGCCGAGAAGGCGCTCAAGGCGGCTCAGGACAGTGGCGAGAGCAGCGCCAGTGATCTTGCGGCGCTTGAGGCCAACGTGACCGCGGCCAAGGCCAAGCTTGCCAGCGCCGAGAGCGCCCTCAAGGCCGCCAGTGAGGCAAGCGAGTCCGCCGCTGCGGCCCCCGCCTCTGCTGCCACCGGCGCGTCCGCCCCCGCCGCCGCAGCCCCAGCTGCCGCAGCTTCGGCTGGCGACCTCAAGGCGCTCAAGACGGCGCGTGCCGCCGCCAACATCGCCGTCAAGAAGGCCGAGAAGGCCCTCAAGACGGCACAGGACAGCGGTGAGGGTGACATCGCGGCGCTGGAGGCCAGCGTCACGGATGCCAGGGCCCGACTGGCCAAGGCCGAAGCCGACCTCAAGGCCGCCAGCGAGACCAGCGAGTCAGCTGCCCCTGCGGCGGCAAGCACCTCCACGACAGGCGCCGCTGCCCCGGCAGCCGATCTCAAGGCCCTCAAGACGGCGCGTGCCGCCGCCAACATCGCCGTCAAGAAGGCCGAGAAGGCCCTCAAGACGGCACAGGATAGCGGTGAGGGTGACATCGCGGCGCTGGAGGCCAGCGTGACAGATGCCAGGGCGCGACTTGCCAAGGCCGAAGCCGACCTCAAGGCCGCCAGCGACGCCAGCGAGCCAGCTGCCCCTGCGCCGGCCAGCACTTCCTCGACAGGCGCCGCTGCCCCTGCAGCCGCAGCGCCGGCTGCCGATCTCAAGGCGCTCAAGACGGCGCGTGCAGCCGCCAATATCGCGGTCAAGAAGGCCGAGAAGGCGCTGGCCCGCGCCAGCGAAAGCGGTGAAGGCGATATCGAGGACCTGCAGACCCTGCTGGCCACCGCACAGGAAAACCTGCGCGCCGCCGAGGTTCGCCTGACCAGCGCGCAAGCTGACGGCACTGACGCGCCGCCTGCCGCCAAGGGCGCGGGTGAATTGATTCCCGAGGCCCCCAAGGCTGCCGCAGGATCGGTGGGACGTGGCAGCATGGCCAGCAACGTGACGCTCTCCCAGGCCGAGATCGAGGCATCGCGCGCCGAGAACCTCGCCAAGCGTCACAAGCAGGTCAGCATCGCGGTCAAGGCGGCCGAGGCGGCCCATCGCAAGGCAGAGGCGGCACTGAGCGAGGCAGATGACGAAAGCCGCCAGCGACTGGCCACCAAGGTCGACCGTACGCGCCGCAATCTGGAACACGCCCGCGAGTCGCTGGCCGAGGTACAGGCACTGGTGGACGCGCAATGA
- the rsxA gene encoding electron transport complex subunit RsxA, with product MSEYLLILISTILVNNFVLVQFLGLCPFMGVSNKLESAMGMSLATTFVLTLSSMCAYLTYHFILAPLGLEYLRTIAFIMVIAVVVQFTEMVVKKTSPLLYQVLGIFLPLITTNCAVLGVALLTLNRNSSFMEATLYGFGAAVGFSLVLVLFAAMRERLAFADVPRPFQGPAIAMITASLMSLAFLGFSGLVQI from the coding sequence ATGAGTGAATACCTTCTTATCCTGATCAGCACCATCCTGGTCAACAATTTCGTGCTGGTTCAGTTCCTCGGCCTGTGCCCGTTCATGGGGGTCTCCAACAAGCTGGAGTCGGCGATGGGCATGTCGCTGGCCACCACCTTCGTGCTCACTCTGTCCTCGATGTGCGCCTACCTGACCTACCACTTCATCCTCGCGCCGCTGGGGCTTGAGTACCTGCGCACCATCGCGTTTATCATGGTGATTGCCGTGGTGGTGCAGTTCACCGAGATGGTGGTCAAGAAGACCAGTCCGCTGCTCTACCAGGTGCTGGGCATCTTCCTGCCGCTGATCACCACCAACTGTGCGGTGCTCGGCGTGGCGCTGCTGACCCTGAACCGCAATTCAAGCTTCATGGAAGCCACGCTCTACGGTTTCGGTGCGGCCGTGGGCTTCTCGCTGGTGCTGGTGCTGTTCGCCGCCATGCGTGAGCGCCTGGCCTTCGCCGATGTGCCACGCCCCTTCCAGGGCCCGGCCATCGCGATGATCACCGCCAGCCTGATGTCGCTGGCCTTCCTCGGCTTCTCCGGACTGGTGCAGATCTGA
- the rsxG gene encoding electron transport complex subunit RsxG — translation MSLTPDQPEQQTQAARGLKHNIARAASGLAVFAIVTAGVVAVTQMTTADTIADNERAAQSAALAEIIPPSLHDNDLLDDAFVLPPSQVLGLESADTGWRATRDGKTVAVLLPVVTGKGYSGDIRLLVGIRADGSVAGVRAVKHAETPGLGDKIEARKSGWIHEFDDQTLSSVEWKVQKDGGDFDQFTGATITPRAVVGAVRQALIYFMAHRTALLAGDSETLTATRRAAKAQDTAHAPSADGTLAPSATSEHGGDEPHE, via the coding sequence ATGAGCCTGACGCCGGATCAGCCCGAACAGCAAACCCAGGCCGCGCGAGGCCTGAAGCACAACATCGCGCGGGCCGCCTCGGGCCTGGCGGTGTTCGCCATCGTCACCGCCGGCGTGGTGGCCGTCACCCAGATGACCACCGCCGACACCATCGCGGACAACGAGCGTGCCGCCCAGAGCGCCGCGCTTGCCGAGATCATCCCGCCGTCACTGCACGACAATGACCTGCTCGACGATGCCTTCGTCCTGCCGCCCTCCCAGGTGCTGGGACTGGAAAGCGCCGACACCGGCTGGCGCGCCACTCGGGATGGCAAGACCGTCGCGGTACTGCTGCCGGTGGTCACCGGCAAGGGCTACAGCGGCGATATCCGCCTGCTGGTCGGTATCCGGGCAGATGGCAGCGTGGCCGGCGTGCGCGCCGTCAAGCACGCCGAGACCCCGGGACTGGGCGACAAGATCGAAGCCCGCAAGTCCGGATGGATCCATGAGTTCGACGACCAGACGCTCAGCTCGGTGGAATGGAAGGTGCAGAAGGATGGCGGAGACTTCGACCAGTTCACCGGCGCGACCATCACCCCGCGTGCGGTCGTGGGGGCCGTGCGTCAGGCACTGATCTACTTCATGGCGCATCGCACGGCGCTGCTGGCCGGCGACAGCGAGACGCTGACCGCGACACGCCGCGCCGCCAAGGCACAGGACACCGCACACGCTCCCTCCGCTGACGGCACGCTTGCGCCATCAGCGACTTCTGAACACGGCGGAGATGAACCTCATGAGTGA
- the rsxD gene encoding electron transport complex subunit RsxD codes for MSLMHASSPHAHGPTATSRVMAWVLAATLPGIAVLCWHYGWGVLFNLVFACLTGIALEALLLKLRGRPVSFFLKDNSALVTCVLLAVSLPPLAPWWLVLTGVVAAIVVAKQLYGGLGQNPFNPAMVAYALLLISFPVEMSRWSAPDGFTLGFADSLRQFFGMIATPDALTGATPLDAFRNKGELSSSEFWADPSLLPAANLLAWQQTAIAWGLGGLVLLARRLITWHIPVAMLGSLSVISGIFFLMEGDQHASPLFHLLCGAAIFGAFFIATDPVTAATSNKGKLYYGAGIGVLIYLIRTFGAYPDAIAFAVLLMNFSVPFIDYYTQPRSYGHKKARRGIKLEDKA; via the coding sequence ATGAGCCTGATGCACGCAAGCTCTCCCCATGCCCATGGGCCCACCGCCACCTCGCGCGTGATGGCCTGGGTGCTGGCTGCCACGCTGCCGGGCATCGCCGTACTCTGCTGGCACTATGGCTGGGGCGTGCTGTTCAATCTCGTCTTCGCCTGCCTGACCGGCATCGCGCTCGAGGCGCTGTTGCTCAAGCTGCGCGGACGGCCGGTCAGCTTCTTCCTCAAGGACAACTCGGCGCTCGTCACCTGCGTGCTGCTGGCCGTCTCGCTGCCGCCGCTGGCCCCCTGGTGGCTGGTACTGACCGGCGTGGTCGCGGCCATCGTGGTCGCCAAGCAGCTCTACGGCGGCCTGGGCCAGAATCCGTTCAATCCGGCGATGGTCGCCTATGCGCTGCTGCTGATCTCCTTCCCGGTCGAGATGTCGCGCTGGTCGGCCCCCGATGGCTTCACGCTCGGCTTCGCCGACAGCCTCAGGCAGTTCTTCGGCATGATCGCCACGCCGGATGCCCTGACCGGCGCCACACCGCTGGACGCCTTCCGCAACAAGGGCGAGCTTTCCAGCAGCGAGTTCTGGGCCGACCCGAGCCTGCTGCCCGCCGCCAACCTGCTGGCCTGGCAGCAGACCGCCATCGCCTGGGGCCTCGGCGGCCTGGTGCTGCTGGCACGTCGCCTGATCACCTGGCATATCCCGGTGGCGATGCTGGGCAGCCTGAGCGTGATCTCGGGTATCTTCTTCTTGATGGAGGGCGATCAGCATGCCAGCCCGCTGTTCCACCTGCTATGCGGCGCGGCGATCTTCGGTGCCTTCTTCATCGCCACCGACCCCGTCACGGCGGCGACCTCCAACAAGGGCAAGCTCTACTACGGCGCGGGTATCGGCGTGCTGATCTATCTGATTCGCACCTTCGGTGCCTATCCGGATGCCATCGCCTTTGCGGTGCTGCTGATGAACTTCAGCGTACCGTTCATCGATTACTACACGCAGCCCCGCAGCTATGGCCACAAGAAGGCCCGTCGCGGCATCAAGCTGGAGGACAAGGCATGA
- the nth gene encoding endonuclease III, producing the protein MNAQKRLEIFTRLRNENPEPRTELEWSTPFELLIAVLLSAQATDVGVNKATARLYPVANTPESILALGVEGLKEYIKTIGLFNTKAENVIKTCRMLIEQHGSEVPQTREALEALPGVGRKTANVVLNTAFGQPTMAVDTHIFRVSNRTRIAPGKNVLEVEHKLMRHVPKEFLVDAHHWLILHGRYTCVARKPRCGSCVIEDLCEYKDKVDL; encoded by the coding sequence ATGAACGCCCAGAAACGTCTCGAGATCTTCACCCGCCTGCGCAACGAGAATCCAGAGCCACGCACGGAGCTTGAGTGGTCGACGCCCTTCGAGCTGTTGATCGCGGTCCTGCTCTCGGCCCAGGCCACGGATGTGGGCGTCAACAAGGCCACCGCCAGGCTGTATCCGGTCGCCAATACCCCGGAGAGCATTCTGGCGCTGGGCGTCGAGGGACTGAAGGAGTACATCAAGACGATCGGGCTTTTCAATACCAAGGCCGAGAACGTCATCAAGACCTGCCGCATGCTGATCGAGCAGCATGGAAGTGAGGTGCCGCAGACCCGCGAGGCACTGGAAGCGTTGCCCGGCGTGGGCCGCAAGACCGCCAACGTGGTGCTCAACACCGCCTTCGGTCAGCCGACCATGGCGGTGGACACGCACATCTTCCGCGTCTCCAATCGCACGCGAATCGCGCCGGGCAAGAACGTGCTGGAGGTCGAGCACAAGCTGATGCGCCATGTACCGAAGGAGTTTCTGGTCGACGCCCATCACTGGCTGATCCTGCATGGCCGCTACACCTGCGTGGCACGCAAACCACGCTGCGGCAGCTGCGTGATCGAGGATCTCTGCGAGTACAAGGACAAGGTAGACCTCTAA
- the rsxB gene encoding electron transport complex subunit RsxB: MLDFLNDHTLISAIIALVAMAIVFGGLLGFASVAFKVEGDPIVEQIDQLLPQTQCGQCGYPGCKPYAQAIAEGDEINKCPPGGESTIASLADLLGREATPLDGDADNAPKVAVIREDECIGCTKCIQACPVDAILGAAKHMHTVIADECTGCDLCVEPCPVDCIDMVPVATDVRSWHWPQPAGPTRDNTRFSGSLIVTDAAPQERATATSARNVA; the protein is encoded by the coding sequence ATGCTCGATTTCCTCAACGACCATACGCTGATCTCCGCCATCATCGCGCTGGTGGCCATGGCGATCGTCTTCGGTGGCCTGCTCGGCTTCGCCTCGGTGGCCTTCAAGGTCGAGGGCGACCCCATCGTCGAGCAGATCGACCAGCTGCTGCCGCAGACCCAGTGCGGCCAGTGCGGCTATCCGGGCTGCAAGCCCTATGCCCAGGCCATCGCCGAGGGGGACGAGATCAACAAGTGCCCACCGGGTGGCGAGAGCACCATCGCCTCGCTGGCCGACCTGCTGGGGCGCGAGGCCACGCCGCTGGATGGCGATGCCGACAACGCCCCCAAGGTGGCGGTGATTCGCGAAGACGAATGCATCGGCTGCACCAAGTGCATCCAGGCCTGTCCGGTGGACGCCATCCTGGGCGCCGCCAAGCACATGCATACCGTGATCGCCGACGAATGCACCGGCTGCGACCTGTGCGTCGAGCCCTGCCCGGTGGACTGCATCGACATGGTGCCGGTCGCCACCGACGTGCGCAGCTGGCACTGGCCACAGCCGGCCGGCCCGACCCGAGACAATACCCGCTTCAGCGGCAGCCTGATCGTCACTGACGCTGCCCCGCAAGAGCGCGCTACCGCCACCTCTGCAAGGAATGTCGCCTGA